In the genome of Cheilinus undulatus linkage group 6, ASM1832078v1, whole genome shotgun sequence, one region contains:
- the zgc:163080 gene encoding transmembrane protein 14A → MAMDWIGFGYAAAIAFGGFMGYKRKGSVMSLMAGLVFGGLSAYGAYNISNDSKDIKVSLLAAGALSVVMGMRYKKSGKLMPAGIMAGLSLLMVFRLLLLIMA, encoded by the exons ATGGCAATGGACTGGATTGGATTTGGCTATGCCGCAGCCATCGCCTTTGGGGGATTTATGGGCTACAAAAGAAAAG GGAGTGTGATGTCCCTGATGGCTGGGTTAGTTTTTGGTGGATTATCTGCTTATGGTGCATACAACATCTCTAATGACTCAAAGGACATCAAGGTCTCACTGT TGGCAGCAGGAGCTTTATCAGTCGTAATGGGAATGAGATATAAAAAATCTGGCAAACTAATGCCTGCTGGGATCATGGCAGGGCTCAG TTTGCTGATGGTGTTTCGGCTGTTACTCCTAATCATGGCgtga
- the LOC121511079 gene encoding glutathione S-transferase 3-like, which produces MADKPVLYYFNARGKMESIRWLLAAAGVDFDEVLLTTRAQYEKLLSDGDLMFQQVPMVIMDGMKLIQTKAILNYIAEKYHLHGKDIKDRVKVNMYSEGLMDLMEMIMTLPFTSNPEEKIMEIETKAKGRYLPVFEKALSDAVYLVGGKMSMADVQLLECTLMLEEKFSGILGDFPNIKSFQGRMTQIHGIQMFLQPGSKRKSPPDENMLKEVMEVLRIKLPLS; this is translated from the exons ATGGCTGACAAACCTGTGCTTTATTACTTTAACGCGAGAGGGAAAATGGAGTCAATCCGTTGGCTCCTGGCAGCTGCAGGAGTTGAC TTTGACGAGGTACTTCTGACAACTCGTGCTCAATATGAAAAACTATTAAGTG ATGGAGATCTCATGTTTCAACAAGTTCCCATGGTGATAATGGACGGCATGAAGCTCATTCAAACAAAGGCAATACTGAATTACATTGCAGAGAAGTACCATCTGCATGGGAAAGATATAAAAGACCGTGTCAA GGTTAACATGTACTCAGAGGGACTGATGGATCTGATGGAAATGATCATGACGTTGCCTTTCACGAGTAACcctgaagaaaaaataatggaaattgAAACAAAAGCCAAAGGACGCTATCTTCCTGTGTTTGAGAag GCATTGTCTGACGCTGTTTACCTGGTGGGAGGTAAGATGAGCATGGCAGATGTGCAGCTGCTTGAATGCACCCTGATGTTGGAGGAGAAATTTTCAGGGATCCTTGGCGATTTTCCCAACATTAAG TCTTTCCAGGGAAGGATGACACAGATTCATGGCATCCAAATGTTCCTGCAGCCTGGCAGCAAGAGGAAGTCACCCCCAGATGAGAACATGTTAAAGGAGGTCATGGAGGTGCTCCGAATCAAATTGCCTCTCTCGTAA
- the LOC121511584 gene encoding glutathione S-transferase A4-like: MADVVLYYVNGRGRMESIRWLLAVAEVDFDEVFLENNEQYQKLINDGELMFQQLPLVKIDGMNLVQTKAILNYIAEKYNLHGKDIKERVMINMYSEGVMDLMEKIMMLPFTGESPEKLEAIKAGAKGRYLPVYEKALDKSGYLVGDKLSRADVLLLECSLMLEEKFPEILCDFPNIKSFQGRMCNIPCIQKFLQPGSKRKLPPDEAYMKMVRKVFNF; encoded by the exons ATGGCTGATGTTGTTCTATACTACGTTAATGGGAGGGGAAGAATGGAGTCAATCCGCTGGCTTCTGGCAGTTGCAGAGGTTGAT TTCGATGAGGTTTTCCTGGAGAATAATGAACAATATCAAAAACTCATAAATG ATGGAGAGCTCATGTTTCAGCAACTTCCCTTGGTGAAGATAGATGGCATGAATCTTGTTCAAACAAAGGCCATCCTGAATTATATCGCAGAGAAGTACAATCTACATGGAAAAGATATAAAAGAGCGTGTCAT GATCAACATGTACTCAGAGGGAGTGATGGATCTGATGGAAAAGATCATGATgctgcccttcactggagagtCTCCAGAGAAACTGGAGGCAATTAAAGCAGGAGCAAAAGGACGCTACCTCCCTGTGTATGAGAAG GCGTTGGATAAATCGGGTTACCTGGTGGGAGATAAActgagcagggcagatgtgcTTCTGCTTGAATGCTCACTGATGCTGGAGGAGAAATTTCCTGAGATCCTCTGTGATTTTCCCAACATCAAG TCTTTCCAGGGGAGGATGTGCAATATTCCTTGCATCCAAAAGTTTCTGCAACCAGGCAGCAAGAGGAAGCTGCCACCAGATGAAGCCTACATGAAAATGGTCAGGAAGGTGTTCAATTTCTAA
- the LOC121511024 gene encoding glutathione S-transferase A4-like yields MADVVLYYVNGRGRMESICWLLAVAEVDFDEVFLENNEQYQKLINDGGLMFQQLPLVKIDGMNLVQTKAILNYIAEKYNLHGNDPKERVMINMYSEGVMDLMEKIMMLPFTGESPEKLEAIKAGAKGRYLPVYEKALDKSGYLVGDKLSRADVLLLECSLMLEEKFPEILCDFPNIKSFQGRMCNIPCIQKFLQPGSKRKLPPDEAYMKMVRKVFNF; encoded by the exons ATGGCTGATGTTGTTCTATACTACGTTAATGGGAGGGGAAGAATGGAGTCAATCTGCTGGCTTCTGGCAGTTGCAGAGGTTGAT TTCGATGAGGTTTTCCTGGAGAATAATGAACAATATCAAAAACTCATAAATG ATGGAGGTCTCATGTTTCAGCAACTTCCCTTGGTGAAGATAGATGGCATGAATCTTGTTCAAACAAAGGCCATCCTGAATTATATCGCAGAGAAGTACAATCTACATGGAAATGACCCGAAAGAGCGTGTCAT GATCAACATGTACTCAGAGGGAGTGATGGATCTGATGGAAAAGATCATGATgctgcccttcactggagagtCTCCAGAGAAACTGGAGGCAATTAAAGCAGGAGCAAAAGGACGCTACCTCCCTGTGTATGAGAAG GCGTTGGATAAATCGGGTTACCTGGTGGGAGATAAActgagcagggcagatgtgcTTCTGCTTGAATGCTCACTGATGCTGGAGGAGAAATTTCCTGAGATCCTCTGTGATTTTCCCAACATCAAG TCTTTCCAGGGGAGGATGTGCAATATTCCTTGCATCCAAAAGTTTCTGCAACCAGGCAGCAAGAGGAAGCTGCCACCAGATGAAGCCTACATGAAAATGGTCAGGAAGGTGTTCAATTTCTAA
- the LOC121511022 gene encoding glutathione S-transferase A4-like, with the protein MGDTPVLHYFKGRGKMESIRWLLGAAGVHFEEVFLTTREQYEKLVGDGDLMFQQVPLVEMDGMKLVQSKAILHYIADKYHFHGKDLKERVKINMYSEGLMDLMEMIMMLPFMKDPKPKLEEIETKAKTRYLPVFEKVLSETVYLVGGKLSMADVLLLECTLMLEEKFCGILKDFDCVKSFQGRMTKFNTIKKYLMQDGKRKPQPDENYVKTVMEVFNIQALPL; encoded by the exons ATGGGTGACACACCTGTGCTTCATTATTTCAAAGGAAGAGGGAAAATGGAGTCAATCCGCTGGCTTCTGGGAGCTGCAGGAGTTCAT TTTGAAGAGGTTTTTCTGACAACTCGTGAACAATATGAAAAACTTGTGGGTG ATGGAGATCTCATGTTTCAACAAGTGCCCTTGGTGGAGATGGATGGCATGAAGCTTGTTCAGTCAAAGGCCATACTGCATTACATCGCAGACAAGTACCATTTTCATGGAAAAGACCTGAAAGAGCGTGTCAA GATCAACATGTACTCAGAGGGACTGATGGATCTGATGGAAATGATCATGATGTTGCCCTTTATGAAAGATCCCAAGCCAAAACTGGAGGAAATTGAGACCAAAGCAAAAACACGCTACCTTCCCGTGTTTGAAAAG GTGTTGTCCGAAACAGTTTACCTGGTCGGAGGTAAACTGAGCATGGCGGACGTCCTGCTGCTTGAATGCACCCTGATGCTGGAGGAGAAGTTCTGTGGCATCCTCAAAGATTTTGACTGCGTCAAG tCTTTCCAGGGAAGGATGACGAAATTTAACACCATTAAGAAATACCTGATGCAAGACGGCAAACGGAAGCCACAGCCGGATGAAAACTACGTAAAGACCGTCATGGAGGTGTTCAACATTCAAGCGCTGCCCTTATAA